One Gemmatimonadaceae bacterium genomic region harbors:
- the dut gene encoding dUTP diphosphatase, which yields MPPDALPLTVRIKRLPHNPDLPLPARQTSHSAGYDVCSCEPDFVLAPGDRRAVATGFAFALPEGMEMQVRPRSGLALKHGLTLPNTPGTIDPDYRGELKIIVLHLGHEPFTIARGDRIAQLIFARFDAPLLQEATSLDDTARGSGGFGSTGVASEG from the coding sequence ATGCCCCCTGACGCGTTGCCCCTGACGGTGCGCATCAAGCGCCTGCCGCACAACCCCGACCTGCCATTGCCCGCTAGACAAACGAGCCACAGCGCGGGGTACGACGTGTGCTCCTGCGAGCCGGACTTCGTCCTTGCACCTGGCGACAGGCGCGCCGTGGCCACGGGGTTCGCCTTCGCCCTGCCGGAGGGAATGGAGATGCAGGTGCGCCCGCGATCGGGGCTGGCGCTCAAACACGGGCTCACCCTGCCCAATACTCCCGGGACGATCGATCCAGACTACCGCGGGGAACTCAAGATCATCGTGTTGCACCTGGGGCACGAACCGTTCACCATTGCACGCGGCGATCGCATTGCGCAGCTCATCTTTGCCCGCTTCGACGCGCCGCTGCTGCAGGAAGCGACATCGCTCGACGACACGGCGCGCGGCAGCGGTGGGTTCGGCAGCACCGGTGTCGCAAGCGAGGGCTAG
- a CDS encoding rod shape-determining protein MreC, translating into MARAARSGSRADTALVSVCALLALLATVLPLPIRDAIASSLRRTVVAPLLALQERAERGRTAFAEREAVTTQLDSLALRNAELGTLEQENQQLRGLLHLSRQLQWGFVAAEALHGQGSGDDHTLLLTRGSNAGVRVRAGVVAPAGLVGQVTTADPGSSVAILWTHPDFRASAMAADGSAFGIVRPHLGEEPGRFLLEMRGVAFRDALKPGTLVTTSGLGGVYPRGIPIGVVLNELKQTNEVWSRAYLVRPAVYPPDVSNVMILAPQRTADGGLDSAWIGVQRAEAAARALAASGDSLARLQAAATAYRQRQIDSLKAVMGIARDDSLAGDSLRAKGDTSRARGDSVRARSDTSARREPAPGPR; encoded by the coding sequence ATGGCACGCGCTGCGCGCTCGGGCTCGCGCGCGGATACGGCACTGGTGTCTGTCTGCGCCCTCCTGGCCCTGCTTGCCACGGTCCTGCCACTCCCGATTCGCGACGCCATTGCCTCGTCGCTCCGCCGCACGGTGGTGGCCCCGCTCCTGGCCTTGCAGGAGCGCGCCGAGCGCGGGCGCACGGCCTTCGCCGAGCGCGAGGCGGTGACGACGCAGCTGGACTCGCTGGCATTGCGCAATGCCGAGTTGGGGACTCTGGAGCAGGAGAACCAGCAGCTTCGGGGGTTGTTGCACCTGTCTCGCCAGCTGCAATGGGGGTTCGTGGCGGCGGAGGCGCTGCACGGACAGGGGAGTGGCGACGACCACACCCTCCTCCTCACCCGCGGGAGCAACGCCGGGGTCAGGGTTCGCGCCGGCGTGGTGGCGCCGGCCGGGCTGGTGGGGCAGGTGACGACCGCCGATCCCGGGAGCAGCGTGGCGATTCTCTGGACGCACCCCGACTTCCGCGCCAGCGCCATGGCCGCCGACGGCTCCGCCTTCGGTATCGTGCGCCCGCACCTGGGGGAGGAGCCGGGGCGCTTCCTCCTCGAGATGCGAGGCGTGGCCTTCCGTGACGCACTCAAGCCCGGCACGCTCGTCACCACGTCGGGGCTGGGAGGGGTCTATCCCCGCGGGATCCCCATCGGCGTGGTGCTCAACGAACTGAAGCAGACCAACGAAGTCTGGTCCCGCGCCTACCTCGTGCGCCCGGCCGTCTATCCCCCCGACGTTTCCAACGTGATGATCCTCGCCCCGCAGCGCACCGCCGACGGGGGGCTCGACAGCGCGTGGATCGGCGTGCAGCGCGCCGAGGCGGCGGCGCGCGCCCTCGCCGCCAGCGGCGACTCGCTGGCGCGCCTGCAGGCCGCCGCCACGGCCTATCGCCAGCGCCAGATCGACTCGCTCAAGGCCGTCATGGGGATTGCCCGTGACGACTCGCTGGCCGGCGACTCGCTGCGTGCCAAGGGGGACACGTCCCGCGCCAGGGGCGATTCGGTGCGCGCCCGAAGTGACACGTCGGCACGT
- a CDS encoding rod shape-determining protein, with product MRWPSLTAGKLFPANAIAVDLGTANTLVYVKGEGIVLNEPSVVAIDRETKRVKGVGLEAKRMLGRTPDGIIAVRPMKDGVIADFDVTEKMLRYFLELIIKNRMFKIKPRVIVCVPSGITEVERRAVRDSALGAGAKEVFMVAEPMAAAIGVGLPIETPTGNMVIDIGGGTTEIAVIALSGIVSDTSIRTAGDELDTAIVQFMRKNYNLLIGEPTAEQIKIQIGSAAPVGDEREMDVKGRDLVSGIPKTVRVHSSEIREAIQEPIQQIVDAVRRALEITPPELSSDIVDRGIVMTGGGALIRGLDVVLSQETGLPIHVDEDPLTCVVRGVGRILDDEEKYWSVLSS from the coding sequence ATGCGTTGGCCCTCCCTCACGGCGGGTAAGCTCTTTCCCGCCAATGCAATCGCCGTAGACCTCGGCACCGCAAACACGCTGGTGTACGTCAAGGGCGAGGGCATCGTCCTCAACGAACCGTCGGTCGTCGCCATCGATCGCGAGACCAAGCGGGTCAAGGGCGTGGGTTTGGAAGCCAAGCGCATGCTGGGGCGCACGCCGGACGGGATCATCGCCGTGCGCCCCATGAAGGACGGTGTCATCGCCGACTTCGACGTCACCGAGAAGATGCTCCGCTACTTCCTGGAGCTGATCATCAAGAACCGGATGTTCAAGATCAAGCCGCGCGTCATCGTGTGCGTCCCGTCGGGGATCACCGAGGTCGAGCGGCGCGCCGTGCGCGATTCCGCGTTAGGCGCGGGGGCGAAGGAGGTGTTCATGGTCGCCGAGCCGATGGCGGCGGCGATCGGCGTCGGCCTCCCGATCGAGACACCGACCGGCAACATGGTCATCGACATCGGTGGCGGCACCACGGAGATCGCCGTCATCGCGCTCTCGGGGATCGTGAGCGACACGTCCATCCGCACGGCGGGGGACGAACTCGACACGGCGATCGTGCAGTTCATGCGCAAGAACTACAATCTCCTCATCGGTGAGCCCACCGCGGAGCAGATCAAGATCCAGATCGGCTCGGCCGCCCCGGTGGGCGACGAGCGCGAGATGGACGTGAAGGGGCGCGACCTCGTTTCCGGCATCCCGAAGACGGTGCGCGTCCACTCCTCGGAGATCCGGGAGGCGATCCAGGAGCCGATCCAGCAGATTGTCGACGCCGTGCGCCGCGCGCTGGAAATCACGCCGCCGGAACTGTCGTCGGACATCGTGGACCGCGGGATCGTGATGACGGGTGGCGGGGCGCTGATCCGCGGCCTCGACGTCGTGCTGAGCCAGGAGACCGGGCTTCCGATCCACGTCGATGAGGACCCGCTGACGTGCGTGGTGCGCGGCGTGGGCCGCATCCTCGACGACGAGGAGAAGTACTGGTCGGTCCTCTCGTCGTAG
- the ald gene encoding alanine dehydrogenase: MLIGVPKEIKTNENRIALVPAGAEALVAAGHQVLIEKGAGEGSGFDDSDFTSVGAQIAPDAAATWAKADMIMKVKEPIEREWPHMKKGQTIFTYFHFAADEKLTKAHLASGATCIAYETVELPSRELPLLTPMSEVAGRMAVQEGAKYLEKLYGGRGVLLGGVPGVAPAKVVILGGGIVGINAAKMAAGMGAKVVILDISLERLRYLSDVMPANVQLIHSNRHNVLEQIATADLVVGGVLIPGAKAPKLIRREDLKRMRPGSVIVDVAIDQGGCVETIKATTHENPTYVVDGVIHYGVANMPGGVPRTSTLALTNATLPYALQLANKGWKKALRENPALLKGLNAFDGKVTYQGVAEAFGLEYHEASQFVAS, translated from the coding sequence ATGCTCATTGGCGTTCCAAAGGAAATCAAGACGAACGAGAACCGCATTGCCCTCGTCCCCGCCGGCGCCGAGGCGCTGGTGGCGGCCGGACACCAGGTCCTGATCGAGAAGGGGGCCGGCGAAGGGAGCGGCTTCGACGACAGCGACTTCACGTCGGTCGGCGCGCAGATCGCCCCGGACGCGGCCGCGACGTGGGCCAAGGCCGACATGATCATGAAGGTGAAGGAACCGATCGAGCGCGAGTGGCCGCACATGAAGAAGGGGCAGACCATCTTCACGTACTTCCACTTTGCTGCTGACGAGAAGCTCACCAAGGCGCACCTCGCCTCCGGGGCGACGTGCATTGCCTACGAGACCGTGGAGTTGCCGAGCCGCGAACTTCCGCTCCTGACGCCGATGTCCGAGGTGGCGGGGCGGATGGCGGTGCAGGAAGGGGCCAAGTACCTGGAGAAGCTGTACGGCGGGCGTGGCGTCCTCCTGGGCGGCGTCCCGGGCGTGGCGCCGGCCAAGGTCGTCATCCTGGGTGGCGGCATCGTGGGGATCAACGCCGCCAAGATGGCTGCCGGGATGGGGGCCAAGGTCGTCATCCTCGACATCTCGCTGGAGCGGCTGCGCTACCTGTCCGACGTGATGCCGGCCAACGTGCAGCTCATCCACTCGAACCGTCACAACGTGCTGGAGCAGATCGCGACGGCCGACCTGGTGGTCGGCGGCGTATTGATTCCCGGGGCCAAGGCGCCCAAGCTCATTCGCCGCGAGGACCTCAAGCGCATGCGCCCCGGCTCCGTCATCGTCGACGTGGCGATCGACCAGGGGGGGTGCGTGGAGACGATCAAGGCGACGACGCACGAGAACCCGACCTACGTCGTGGACGGCGTGATCCACTACGGCGTGGCGAACATGCCGGGTGGCGTCCCGCGGACGTCGACGCTGGCGCTGACCAATGCCACGCTCCCCTACGCGCTGCAGCTGGCGAACAAGGGGTGGAAGAAGGCGCTGCGCGAGAACCCGGCGCTCCTCAAGGGGCTCAACGCCTTTGATGGCAAGGTGACGTACCAGGGCGTTGCCGAGGCCTTCGGGCTGGAGTACCACGAGGCGTCGCAGTTCGTGGCGTCGTAG
- a CDS encoding protein kinase: MPERYLGKSLGKYRVEELIGSGGFAWVYRGFDPELEIPVALKVLKPQFAGDPSFEERFRREASTAAKLRHPNIVKIYAVGRDGEAVYFAMDYLPTGLADKLESSPFLPEEFVVRVGIDVARALGFAHREGVVHRDIKVDNILFDSHGNAVVADFGIARAVTDYTNQTGTNMVVGTPQYFAPEQARAKPLDGRADIYSLGVSLFRAVAGRLPFEGDDWYQIARQHVEDPPPSPRSINPAISPAFERVLLRCLAKHPDDRPATGEQLADELTAVLHAPQDGNARASYLSPSETPTLVTPLQRISHRAVWRRAAPLTVIVLAVAATAIAVSFWRQGVPPVVAATDSLPLDTTTTPGVITATATPDTSLPGDSATKPADSLARAVRDTAKARPPATTMGRLVVTAPANARVSVNGQAVADGSWRSDSLRPGEYTVAASLPASAGCEWASVEQRVRVRAGAPATVTLSPRSCGTIAINLLNIANGARFAVVSDDGSIRVDGALPRDGGIVVPVGNYRVTAQQPLCAPYTNEGVNVTADRTTRLTFRVICEKQ, encoded by the coding sequence GTGCCTGAGCGCTATCTCGGAAAGTCGCTAGGAAAGTACCGGGTCGAAGAGCTCATTGGCTCCGGCGGATTCGCGTGGGTGTACCGCGGATTCGATCCCGAACTGGAGATCCCGGTCGCGCTCAAGGTCCTCAAGCCGCAGTTCGCGGGGGACCCCTCTTTCGAGGAGCGCTTCCGCCGTGAGGCGTCGACCGCCGCCAAGCTCCGGCACCCCAACATCGTGAAGATCTACGCCGTCGGCCGCGACGGCGAGGCGGTCTACTTCGCGATGGATTACCTCCCGACGGGGCTGGCCGACAAGCTCGAGTCGTCCCCATTCCTCCCCGAGGAGTTCGTGGTCCGCGTCGGGATCGACGTCGCACGCGCCCTTGGCTTCGCCCACCGCGAAGGGGTCGTCCACCGCGACATCAAGGTCGACAACATCCTGTTCGACTCCCACGGCAACGCCGTCGTCGCCGACTTCGGCATCGCGCGAGCGGTCACGGACTACACCAACCAGACCGGGACGAACATGGTGGTGGGGACCCCCCAGTACTTCGCCCCGGAGCAAGCCCGGGCGAAGCCGCTGGACGGGCGCGCCGACATCTACTCGCTCGGCGTCTCCCTCTTTCGCGCGGTTGCCGGGCGCCTTCCCTTCGAGGGCGACGACTGGTACCAGATTGCCCGCCAGCACGTCGAGGACCCTCCGCCCTCGCCGCGGTCGATCAACCCCGCGATCTCGCCCGCCTTCGAGCGCGTCCTCCTGCGTTGCCTCGCCAAGCACCCGGATGACCGCCCAGCGACCGGGGAGCAGCTCGCCGACGAGCTGACGGCAGTCCTCCACGCCCCCCAGGATGGCAACGCGCGCGCCTCCTACCTGTCTCCTTCGGAGACGCCCACGCTGGTGACGCCGCTCCAGCGCATCAGCCACCGCGCCGTGTGGCGGCGCGCCGCCCCGCTCACCGTCATCGTGCTCGCCGTGGCCGCCACCGCGATCGCCGTCTCGTTCTGGCGGCAGGGCGTTCCACCGGTGGTCGCGGCCACCGACTCGCTCCCCCTCGACACGACGACGACGCCGGGCGTGATCACCGCGACCGCTACGCCCGACACATCCCTGCCGGGCGACTCCGCGACCAAGCCGGCCGACTCGCTCGCCCGCGCCGTGCGCGACACCGCGAAGGCCAGGCCTCCCGCGACCACGATGGGGCGCCTCGTCGTCACTGCACCGGCCAACGCCCGCGTGAGTGTCAACGGCCAGGCGGTGGCCGACGGCTCGTGGCGCAGCGACTCGCTCCGTCCCGGTGAGTACACGGTCGCCGCGTCGCTCCCCGCCAGCGCGGGGTGCGAGTGGGCCTCGGTGGAGCAGCGCGTACGGGTACGCGCAGGCGCGCCGGCGACGGTGACGCTGTCGCCGCGCTCCTGCGGGACGATCGCCATCAACCTGCTGAACATTGCCAACGGGGCGCGTTTTGCCGTCGTGTCGGACGACGGATCGATCAGGGTCGACGGTGCGCTGCCGCGCGACGGCGGGATCGTGGTCCCGGTGGGCAACTACCGCGTGACGGCGCAGCAGCCGCTGTGCGCCCCGTACACCAATGAGGGAGTCAACGTCACCGCCGACCGCACCACGCGCCTCACCTTCCGCGTGATCTGCGAGAAGCAGTAG
- a CDS encoding polyribonucleotide nucleotidyltransferase, translating into MQRLEKTFAGRRLVIETGRMAKQAAGSAVVTFGDTMVIAAVTVSDNQSPLPFFPLTVEYREKTYAAGKIPGGFIKREGRPHDHEILAARIIDRSIRPLFPEGFKNEVQVFVYTISADQENDSDVLGLIATSFALNASKIPFLGPIAGVRVGRVQEKWILNPTFQQLEYSDLDFVVAGSSDSIVMVEGGANEISEADALDALTVAHKGIKELIGVQQELLATQTVAKMAWTRTETPSDVLDAVRKAAEKKIAEAINQKEKHTRVQAVEAVKRAVKEAMVAEKPEWASLVGSVLDDLEYNALRSQVLSTGFRVDGRKPTEVRPITIDTSVLPRAHGSALFTRGQTQALVACTLGTAEDVQRLDSIKDAGETTKSFMLHYNFPPFSTGEVRPVRGTSRREIGHGNLAERALQAVLPPFEEFPYTLRIVSDIMESNGSSSMASVCGGSLALFDAGVPTRAAVAGVAMGLIKEGDKYAILTDILGTEDHLGDMDFKVAGSEHGITSIQMDIKIEGLDLKIMKEALAQAREGRLHILGEMNKALATHRPELSPYAPRIVTLTINPEKIGDLIGPKGKTIRGIQEETGAEITVDDSGLVTIAAVGGESMDRARQMVMAITAEPIVGETYEGTVKTVTAFGAFIEIMPGSEGLLHVSEMRHTRVEKPEDVVKKGDRVTVKLIDRDERGRLRLSMKALLPKPEGTEEAPAGEGSEGGEEGGERRERSDRGPRRGGDRGGDRGRRGGRGGDR; encoded by the coding sequence ATGCAACGCCTGGAAAAGACGTTCGCGGGGCGCCGCCTCGTCATCGAAACCGGCCGCATGGCCAAGCAGGCCGCCGGTTCGGCTGTCGTCACCTTTGGCGACACCATGGTCATCGCCGCCGTCACCGTCAGCGACAACCAGTCCCCCCTCCCGTTCTTCCCGCTCACCGTCGAGTATCGCGAGAAGACCTACGCCGCGGGGAAGATCCCCGGCGGCTTCATCAAGCGCGAAGGGCGCCCGCACGATCACGAGATCCTCGCGGCGCGCATCATCGACCGCTCGATCCGCCCGCTCTTCCCGGAAGGGTTCAAGAACGAGGTGCAGGTCTTCGTCTACACGATCTCCGCCGATCAGGAGAACGATTCCGACGTCCTCGGCCTCATCGCGACCTCGTTCGCCCTCAACGCCTCCAAGATCCCCTTCCTGGGGCCGATTGCCGGCGTGCGCGTGGGACGCGTGCAGGAAAAGTGGATCCTCAACCCCACCTTCCAGCAGCTCGAGTACTCGGATCTCGACTTCGTCGTCGCCGGTTCGTCCGACTCGATCGTGATGGTCGAAGGCGGGGCCAATGAGATCAGCGAGGCCGACGCGCTCGACGCGCTCACCGTCGCGCACAAGGGCATCAAGGAACTCATCGGCGTGCAGCAGGAGCTTCTCGCGACGCAGACGGTCGCGAAGATGGCGTGGACCAGGACCGAGACGCCGTCCGACGTGCTCGACGCGGTCCGCAAGGCTGCCGAGAAGAAGATCGCCGAGGCGATCAACCAGAAGGAGAAGCACACTCGCGTGCAGGCCGTGGAAGCGGTCAAGCGCGCCGTGAAGGAGGCGATGGTCGCCGAAAAGCCGGAGTGGGCGTCGCTGGTGGGGAGCGTGCTCGATGACCTCGAGTACAACGCCCTTCGCTCGCAGGTCCTGTCGACCGGGTTCCGTGTCGACGGCCGCAAGCCCACCGAGGTCCGTCCCATCACGATCGACACGTCGGTCCTGCCGCGTGCCCACGGCTCGGCGCTCTTTACGCGCGGCCAGACGCAGGCGCTGGTGGCCTGCACGTTAGGCACCGCCGAGGACGTGCAGCGCCTGGACTCCATCAAGGACGCCGGCGAGACGACCAAGTCCTTCATGCTGCACTACAACTTCCCGCCGTTCTCCACCGGCGAAGTGCGCCCGGTGCGCGGGACGTCGCGCCGCGAGATTGGCCACGGCAACCTGGCCGAGCGTGCGCTGCAGGCGGTCCTCCCGCCGTTCGAGGAGTTCCCGTATACGCTGCGCATCGTCTCCGACATCATGGAGTCCAACGGCTCGTCGTCGATGGCCTCGGTGTGCGGCGGTTCGCTGGCGCTGTTCGATGCCGGCGTCCCGACGCGCGCCGCCGTTGCCGGCGTGGCGATGGGGCTCATCAAGGAAGGGGACAAGTACGCGATCCTCACCGACATCCTCGGCACCGAGGATCACCTGGGCGACATGGACTTCAAGGTCGCCGGGAGCGAGCACGGGATCACGTCGATCCAGATGGACATCAAGATCGAGGGGCTCGACCTCAAGATCATGAAGGAAGCGCTGGCGCAGGCGCGCGAGGGGCGCCTGCACATCCTGGGCGAGATGAACAAGGCGCTCGCCACGCACCGTCCGGAGCTGTCGCCGTACGCGCCTCGCATCGTGACGCTGACGATCAACCCCGAGAAGATCGGCGACCTCATTGGTCCCAAGGGGAAGACGATTCGCGGGATCCAGGAAGAGACGGGGGCCGAGATCACGGTCGACGACTCCGGGCTGGTCACCATTGCAGCTGTCGGTGGCGAATCGATGGATCGTGCCCGCCAGATGGTCATGGCGATCACCGCCGAGCCGATCGTCGGCGAGACGTACGAAGGGACGGTCAAGACCGTCACCGCCTTCGGCGCCTTCATCGAGATCATGCCGGGGTCGGAAGGACTCCTGCACGTGTCCGAGATGCGGCACACGCGCGTCGAGAAGCCGGAAGACGTGGTGAAGAAGGGCGATCGCGTCACGGTGAAGCTCATCGATCGCGACGAGCGCGGCCGCCTGCGCCTCTCGATGAAGGCGCTCCTGCCCAAGCCGGAAGGGACGGAAGAGGCACCCGCCGGCGAAGGGAGCGAGGGGGGTGAGGAAGGGGGCGAGCGTCGGGAGCGCAGCGACCGCGGCCCGCGCCGTGGTGGAGACCGCGGCGGTGACCGCGGCCGTCGTGGCGGGCGCGGAGGCGACCGCTAG
- a CDS encoding RIP metalloprotease, with product MLKFVAPLLVFGIVVFVHELGHFLAAKLARVYAPVFAFGWGPRLFGFKWGETDYRWSWLPLGGFVAMATKDSEGGSAIEGSADLTDPTAAAPGEVPGHQRGWNPIPYDPTALRPFGPHPVPADRWIESKSLPAKVFILSAGVIMNVILALVVSTGVIMHFGRTPSPAVIDSVVAGRPAALAGLQASDSIVAIEGTPVARWRDVLDKVSASAGQTIAFEVVRAGERVTLPVTPSLSDDVDRVTGAPVKVGRIGAVARQYTQREKLSLGPAIGAGWEATWEMGGAVVKVVRGLFVGDVSVQQLGGPIAIARTSFQAAKNGWEDLLGLLAFLSINVAVLNMLPVPLLDGGQILVRIAEWVKGSEFSVRTQEMIARVGVAAIALLFMLVMFNDIKSLVTTFFQ from the coding sequence ATGCTGAAGTTTGTCGCGCCACTGCTGGTCTTCGGGATCGTGGTCTTCGTCCACGAACTCGGTCACTTCCTCGCGGCCAAGCTCGCGCGGGTGTACGCCCCCGTCTTCGCGTTTGGCTGGGGGCCGCGCCTGTTCGGCTTCAAGTGGGGCGAGACCGACTATCGCTGGTCCTGGCTCCCGCTCGGCGGCTTCGTGGCCATGGCGACGAAAGACTCCGAGGGAGGCTCAGCCATCGAGGGGAGCGCGGACCTGACCGACCCCACAGCGGCGGCGCCGGGCGAGGTACCGGGGCACCAGCGCGGATGGAATCCCATTCCGTACGATCCCACGGCGCTGCGTCCGTTCGGACCGCACCCGGTTCCGGCCGATCGCTGGATCGAATCGAAGTCGCTTCCGGCCAAGGTCTTCATCCTCTCGGCCGGCGTTATCATGAACGTCATCCTCGCCCTGGTCGTGTCGACGGGGGTGATCATGCACTTCGGCCGGACGCCGTCGCCCGCCGTGATCGATTCGGTCGTCGCCGGGCGCCCCGCCGCGCTGGCCGGGCTGCAGGCGAGCGATTCCATCGTCGCGATCGAGGGGACGCCGGTCGCGCGCTGGCGCGATGTGCTGGACAAGGTCTCGGCCTCCGCGGGGCAGACCATCGCCTTCGAGGTCGTGCGCGCGGGTGAGCGGGTCACCCTCCCGGTCACGCCGAGCCTGAGCGACGACGTCGACCGGGTCACCGGCGCGCCGGTGAAGGTGGGACGCATCGGGGCCGTCGCGCGTCAATACACGCAGCGCGAGAAGCTCTCGCTCGGGCCGGCGATCGGGGCGGGGTGGGAGGCGACCTGGGAGATGGGGGGAGCGGTCGTGAAGGTCGTCCGCGGCTTGTTTGTCGGAGACGTCTCCGTCCAGCAGCTCGGTGGGCCGATCGCCATAGCGCGGACGTCGTTCCAGGCGGCGAAGAACGGGTGGGAAGACCTGCTCGGGCTCCTCGCCTTCCTGAGCATCAACGTCGCGGTGCTCAACATGCTCCCGGTTCCCTTGCTGGACGGTGGCCAGATCCTGGTGCGAATCGCCGAGTGGGTGAAGGGGAGCGAGTTCAGCGTGCGGACGCAGGAGATGATTGCGCGGGTGGGAGTGGCGGCCATCGCGCTCCTGTTCATGCTCGTCATGTTCAACGACATCAAGAGCCTGGTGACGACCTTCTTCCAATGA
- a CDS encoding insulinase family protein — MTQHTVKEAVAGVQRTVLGNGLTVVSEFMPGVRSVSIGAWVRIASVHEPRPLMGVSHLLEHMVFKGTRRRSAKEIAMSLENLGGSLDAYTAREHTSYQARVLDEHLLQAADVIGDMIFAPTLREADLLLERKVVLEEIAMVDDTPDDLVFELHNELLWGDHPYGYSILGTRDTVSSLGVAELRALHARGYQPRHIVVAAAGNVEHERLLSALRDTGWEAVPHGDDEPAVPPPPQAAPPGVRHVERDAAQTQIVLGIPTVRYGDTRRYAVSLASALLGGGMSSRLFQRVREEMGLAYSVSSFHSYHTDSGTHGVYLATAPENAPLAIDAVRAEMRAVAAQGFTPEEVAAGRGQLKGQVTLSLESSSSRMYRAAATELYGEPYRPIDDVLSQIDAIRDEEVTAIAAAFFEPDLQTVLSLGPGPGAA, encoded by the coding sequence TTGACACAACACACCGTGAAGGAGGCCGTTGCAGGAGTCCAGCGCACCGTACTGGGCAACGGCCTCACCGTGGTCTCGGAGTTCATGCCAGGCGTTCGATCGGTCTCGATCGGCGCCTGGGTTCGCATTGCGTCGGTGCACGAGCCACGACCGCTGATGGGCGTGTCGCACCTGCTCGAGCACATGGTGTTCAAGGGAACGCGGCGGCGGAGCGCGAAGGAGATCGCGATGTCGCTGGAGAACCTGGGTGGGTCGCTCGACGCCTACACGGCGCGCGAGCACACGTCCTACCAGGCGCGCGTGCTCGACGAGCACCTGCTGCAGGCGGCCGATGTCATTGGCGACATGATCTTCGCCCCCACGCTGCGCGAGGCGGACCTCCTACTGGAGCGCAAGGTGGTGCTCGAGGAGATCGCCATGGTCGACGACACGCCCGACGACCTCGTGTTCGAGCTGCATAACGAGTTGCTGTGGGGCGACCACCCGTACGGCTACTCGATCCTTGGCACGCGCGACACGGTCTCGTCGTTAGGCGTGGCCGAGTTGCGGGCGCTGCATGCGCGCGGCTACCAGCCGCGCCACATCGTGGTGGCGGCGGCCGGCAACGTGGAGCACGAGCGACTGCTCTCGGCGCTGCGCGACACCGGGTGGGAAGCCGTCCCGCACGGCGACGACGAGCCGGCCGTCCCGCCCCCCCCGCAGGCCGCCCCGCCCGGGGTGCGCCACGTCGAGCGCGACGCGGCGCAGACGCAGATCGTGCTCGGCATCCCGACGGTGCGCTACGGCGACACGCGACGCTACGCCGTCTCGCTGGCGTCGGCGTTGCTGGGTGGTGGGATGAGTTCCCGTTTATTCCAACGCGTACGGGAGGAAATGGGGCTGGCGTACTCCGTGTCCTCCTTTCACAGTTACCACACCGACAGCGGGACGCACGGCGTCTACCTGGCCACGGCGCCCGAGAACGCGCCATTGGCCATCGATGCGGTGCGTGCCGAGATGCGTGCGGTCGCGGCGCAGGGCTTCACCCCCGAGGAAGTGGCGGCGGGGCGGGGGCAACTGAAAGGGCAGGTCACCCTGTCGCTCGAGAGTTCGTCATCACGGATGTACCGCGCGGCGGCGACGGAGCTGTATGGCGAGCCCTATCGCCCAATCGACGATGTCCTGTCGCAGATCGATGCCATTCGGGACGAGGAGGTCACGGCGATCGCCGCGGCGTTCTTCGAGCCCGACCTGCAAACCGTGCTGAGCCTCGGCCCCGGGCCGGGCGCGGCCTGA
- the rpsO gene encoding 30S ribosomal protein S15 — protein MAFEKAATIAKYQASESDTGSTRLQVAVLTERINYLNDHFKRHKKDHHSKRGMLKLVGKRRRLLEYLKRSDVEGYRKVLGELGLRH, from the coding sequence ATGGCTTTCGAAAAAGCAGCGACGATCGCGAAGTACCAGGCCAGCGAAAGCGATACTGGCTCTACGCGCCTGCAGGTAGCGGTGCTGACGGAACGCATCAACTACCTCAACGACCATTTCAAGCGCCACAAGAAGGACCATCACAGCAAGCGCGGCATGCTGAAGCTCGTCGGCAAGCGCCGCCGGTTGCTCGAGTACCTCAAGCGCAGCGACGTCGAGGGGTACCGGAAGGTCCTCGGTGAGCTCGGACTCCGCCACTAG